A genomic segment from Bufo bufo chromosome 8, aBufBuf1.1, whole genome shotgun sequence encodes:
- the FBXO46 gene encoding F-box only protein 46, with the protein MEPQLPSPLHLWSPHPFGPYSEGRGPESGEKAPPPESAAGPRGSDDPVLLDTWYVIKPGNTKEKVAFFVAYQCAGSGPSPRPGGAKVKGRWSAGGSSRAKRRRHTFDIEAPPSVAEMVARAESRGPEPAPARPPLVLVTSSEDGVEGRCCSVAEAVAQYEAERAGREVRIAFRVAERPGDPITCDLYQLLSPDPHHVCVLLEKMEAQQAEEAQAAVAASESGFHVDLVLTGAVERCVFYGGEADEMEPLPGQLFFPVISAPPPPPPPPPPVPPLCRLYRHVSHDFLEIRFQVQRLLQPRLYLPSLPDHVLLAVFSYLSTQSLAAIKCTCRRFRALIDDYGVRPCDSRWSQHPLYRDDPCKQCKRIYTRGDVSMCCWHPKPYHHDLPYGRSYWMCCRRAERAAPGCQLGLHDNNWVLPGEGTRGRGRGYREGDEGR; encoded by the coding sequence ATGGAGCCGCAGCTTCCGTCCCCGCTTCACCTGTGGAGTCCTCATCCCTTTGGGCCTTATTCAGAGGGGAGGGGCCCGGAGAGCGGTGAGAAGGCCCCGCCCCCGGAGAGCGCGGCGGGCCCCCGCGGCAGCGACGACCCCGTGCTCCTGGACACCTGGTACGTCATCAAGCCCGGGAACACCAAGGAGAAGGTGGCCTTCTTTGTGGCCTATCAGTGCGCGGGCAGCGGCCCCTCCCCCCGCCCCGGAGGGGCCAAAGTGAAAGGTCGCTGGAGCGCGGGGGGCAGCTCCCGGGCCAAGAGGCGTCGGCATACCTTTGATATTGAAGCTCCTCCCTCGGTAGCTGAGATGGTGGCCCGAGCCGAGAGCCGGGGGCCCGAGCCTGCCCCAGCCCGACCCCCGCTGGTCCTGGTGACGTCCTCAGAAGACGGGGTGGAGGGCCGCTGCTGCAGTGTGGCCGAGGCCGTGGCGCAGTACGAGGCGGAGCGGGCAGGGCGGGAGGTCCGTATCGCCTTCCGCGTGGCGGAGAGGCCCGGAGACCCCATCACCTGTGACCTGTACCAGCTGCTGAGTCCAGACCCGCACCATGTCTGCGTCCTGCTGGAGAAGATGGAGGCGCAGCAGGCGGAGGAGGCGCAGGCGGCGGTGGCGGCCTCCGAGTCCGGCTTCCACGTCGACCTGGTGCTGACCGGAGCCGTTGAGCGCTGTGTCTTCTACGGGGGGGAGGCCGATGAGATGGAACCGCTCCCCGGACAGCTCTTCTTCCCCGTCAtctccgccccccctcccccaccacctCCCCCGCCGCCGGTGCCTCCGCTCTGCCGCCTCTACCGCCACGTCTCCCATGACTTCCTGGAGATCCGGTTCCAGGTTCAGCGCCTCCTCCAGCCGCGACTCTACCTCCCCTCGCTGCCGGACCACGTCCTCCTGGCGGTCTTCAGCTACTTGTCCACGCAGTCGCTGGCGGCCATAAAGTGCACGTGCCGCCGCTTCCGGGCGCTGATCGACGACTACGGGGTGCGGCCGTGTGACTCTCGCTGGAGCCAGCACCCCCTCTACCGGGACGACCCCTGCAAACAGTGCAAGCGGATCTACACGCGCGGAGACGTGTCCATGTGCTGCTGGCACCCCAAGCCTTACCACCACGACCTGCCCTATGGACGCTCCTACTGGATGTGCTGCCGCAGGGCCGAGCGGGCAGCGCCAGGGTGCCAGCTGGGCCTCCATGACAATAACTGGGTGCTGCCGGGAGAAGGGACCCGCGGGAGGGGACGGGGgtacagggaaggggatgaggggAGGTGA